From the genome of Pseudonocardia sp. EC080619-01:
CACGACGCCGGTCGTGAAGAGCCTTGTAGGTGATCATCGAGGGGAGTAGCCCTGCTAGTTCCGGTACCGGCGGCGGAGCGCGATCGATCCTGGTCACGAGCGTCGCACGGGTGGCGACCGGCGAGCGAGCGAGAGGATGGTCGTGATGGTCTCGGCCGGTTCGCGACGGGATCGGGCCGGTGCGCCCGCCCGGGTGCGTGCCTGCCCCGGTGCCCCCGTCGAGGGGTGGGGACACCCGACGGTCCCGCCTCGGGGCGGGGCCGCCTGCGGGCGTGGTGTGCATGGCTGAGCTGCGCCGGACGAGGGCCCCGGACGTCCTCGACGAGATGATCTCCACGTTGCGTGTCCGGCTCGGGGACGGCAACGGGAGCGCCGGGCGCGACGTCCGCGTCGACGACTTCCACCGGGGCGCGGTCGCGGCCCTGGTGTGGGTGCGCGACGGCGGGGCGGCCCCGTTGACCGGGTGCGTCGATCCGGTCCCGGTCTCACCGGCCGCCGTCGTCCGGGAGTTGTCGGCCGCGAACGAGGCCATCTTCGGCCGGTCCGAGATCGGCCGCCTCTACGGCGGCGGGGTCGAGCACGCGATCATGTGGGCGCACCTCGCCTCGGCGAACGCGCCCGTCTGGGACCGGGCGAATCTCGCGTACCTGGCCGAATGTCCCGACGAATGACGTCGGTCGGACGCGACAACCAACCAGGGTAGGGCCGCCGCCGAGTGCTCCCCTCCGGCGGCTGCGGAGTGTGCGAGCGGAAGGGGAGTGCCGTGGTGCGACGGGTCCGGGGCGGTGCCGCGACGGGGGCCACCGGGTGGTGGTCACCCGGGAGGACACGGGGCGGCGGGCGCGACGAGCGCCCACGGACCGGACCGGAGAGGAGTCCCGGATCCGCACGCTGACCGCGCTCCGATGGCGTCGACGGTCGGTACCGGCGTGGGGGACCTCTGGATCCCGCTGTGCGTCCCACTGCTGGTCATGGTGCTCACGATGGGGATGGCGTGGATCGAGGCACGCCTTCCCGAACGACGTCCGCGGCGCGGCGCCGACGCCGGCGCGGCCGCGCCCGCCGAGGGGGCCGACGCGCCCGTGGCCGATCCGGGACTCCTCCCGGTGGAGGTGATGACGGTCGGGACCACGGTGGCCCTCGCCGAGGACCAGGGGTGACCGCGGCGGCCCGGACCCGGCCGGCCCTCAGCCGGTGGGTGCCTGCCGGGCCGGACGTCCGCCGTTCAGCTCGGCGTCGATCTCCTCCAGCGTGCGGCCACGGGTCTCGGGCAGGCGCCTGTAGAGGAACACCAGGCCGAGGCCGCCGAGGACGGCGTACAGCCAGAACAGCCCGCTCGGGGTGATCGCGTCGATCGTGGTCAGCACGGTGACCGAGATCAACAGGTTCAGGATCCAGTGCGTGGCGAGGCCGGCGCTGCCCGCCTTGCCGCGGACCTCCGTCGGGAAGACCTCGCTGTTGACCAGCCACATCGCCAGGCCGAGGCTGGCCGCGAAGGACGCCTGGTAGATCATCAGGAAGGCCAGCAGGACGGCGGCCCAGATCCCGCTCAGGTCGGTGAACGCGTAGACCGCGCCGATCACCACGAGCGCGACGACGACGAGGCCGGTGCCGCCGAGCACCAGCGGGCGGCGCCCGATCCGGTCCACGAGGACCAGGCCGACGAGGGTGAAGGCGACGTTCGCGACACCGAGCCCGACCGACGACAGGATCGCGGCCGACTCCCCGAAACCGGAGCCGGTGAGCAGGGTCGGGGTGTAGTAGGTGACGGCGTTGACGCCGACCAGCTGGTTCGTCGCGGCCACGCCGACGCCGAGGACGATGCCCGGCCGGAACCGGGAGCCGAGCAGGTCGCGGACGGTGGACCGGGTCTCGGCGTGCATCGCCTCGGTGATGCCGCGGACCTCGTCGTCGACCTCGGCCGGGCTGCGGCCGTCGGCGAGCAGGGCCCGCGCCTCGTCCTCACGGCCCTTCGCGAGCAGCCACCGTGGGCTCTCCGGGAGCCGGGGGAGCGCCACCAGCATGACCGCAGCGGGGACCGCGGCGATCGCGAGCATCCAGCGCCACGCCTGCGCGTCCGACAGCACGTAGCCGGTGACGTAGGAGAGCAGGATCCCGGAGGAGATCATCAGCTGGTTGACCGACACGAGCCGGCCGCGCAGGTGTGCCGGCGCGATCTCGGCGATGTAGGCGGGCACCGCGACCGACGCGGCCCCGATCGCCAGGCCGAGCACGATGCGGGCGAGGAGCAGGACGGTCAGCGAGCCCGCCAGGCCGGAGGCGACCGCCCCGGTGAGGAACAGCACCGCGACGCCGAGCAGGGTGCGCCGGCGGCCGATCCGGTCCATCACCGTGCCGCCGCCCGCGACACCGACGATCGCGCCGACCAGCAGCGACGCGACCACGATCTCCTTGGCCTGGTCGCTGAGCCCGAACGCGGGCCCGAGGTAGAGCAGCGCGGCGGAGATGATGCCGGTGTCGTACCCGAAGAGCAGCCCGCCGAGGGCCGCGATCACCGTGGCCCCGGTCCCCCGTCGTGGTGTGCCGACGACCGCGTTGTCGTTCATCTGATGTCTCCGGTTGTTCTCGAGGTGTCTCTCCGGCGTCAGTAGAAGACGGCATGACACCGATGTCAAGCGCGACCGCGACATCGGTGACATGATCGGTCCGTGGTCCCTCCGGGGCGGTGGCCGATAGACTGCGCCGACCCGACCGGGACCGGCCCCGCTGCCGGCGCCGCCGGTCGCCGCACCCCCTGTGGAAAGGTCCGGCCACGTCGTCATGACCACGATGCGAGACGTCGCCGCCCGAGCAGGTGTGAGCGCGAAGACGGTCTCGCGTGTCTTCAACGACGACGAGCACGTGCTGCCCGAGACCCGCACCCGCGTCGAGTCCGCACTGCGCGAGCTCAACTACGTGCCGAACTCGGTGGCCACCACGTTCCGGAAGGGCCGCGCGCCGGTGGTCGGCGTCGTCGTCCCGGACCTGCTCGACCCGTTCTTCGCCGCCGTCGCCGAGTCGGTGAACCGGCTCGCGCTCGACCGCGGCATGTCCACCGTGGTCACCAGCGTCGGGCACACCACGCGCACGGAGCACGAGACGATCGGGCGGTTGCTGAGCCAGTCGCTGAGCGGACTGGTCGTCGCTCCCGTCGAGGCCGACCACTCGTACCTGGCCCGGTGGCGGGAGCGGCTGCCGATCGTGTTCGTCGACCGCGCCCCGGTGGGCGTGGCGGCCGACTCCTTCATCGAGGACGACGCCGGTGGTGCCCGTGCGGCCACCGAGCACCTGATCGGGCACGGTCACGAGCGGATCGCGTTCGTCGGCGACCTGCCCGAGCTGCCGACCGCCCGCAACCGGCTGCTCGGCTACCGCGGCGCGCTCGCCGACGCCGGCCTGACCGTGCCGGAGGGCTACGAGGAGTTCGGGGCGATCGACCGGGCGAGCGCCGCGGCCGTCGTCGGGCGGCTGGACGCGCTGCCCGGCCCGCCGACGGCGATCCTGTCGTCCAACGCGCGCAGCAGCATGGCGCTCGTCCCGGTGCTGCGGCACCGGAGGCTCGCGGTCGTCGGGTTCGGCGACTTCCCGATGGCGGACATGCTCTCCCCGGCCCTCACCGTGGTCGACCAGGACCCGTTCGCGCTCGGCGAGCACGCCGCGCAGCGCGTGTTCGACCGGCTCGACCACCCACGCAGGCGGTTCCGCCGCCGCACGGTGCTGCCCGTCCGCCTGGTGGAGCGCGAGTCCTGCCGGTAGGTGCCGGTGCTAGGCCGGGGTGACCGACAGCCCGTCCGCGCCCGCGGACACCCGGAGCCGGTCCAGTCCGTCGACGACGAGATCGGCCTCCGCGAGCTCCCCGGCACCGACGGTGCCCAGCACGCCCACGACCGCGCAGCCCGCGGCACGGGCCGCCGCGACGCCGGCCGGGGCGTCCTCCAGCACCAGGCACCGGGCGGGGTCGACCCCGAGCCGGCGGGCGGCCAGCAGGTAGGGCTCCGGGTCCGGCTTGCCGTGCCGCACGTCGTCGGCGGTGACGAGCACGTCCGGCGGCGTGATCCCGGCCGCGTGCAGGCGGGCCCCGGCGATGGCGGGGGTGCCGGAGGTGGCGACCGCGACCCGGTCGCCGGGCAGTGACGCCATCAGCTCGCGTGCACCCGGGACCGGCTCGACGCCGGTCGCGTCGGCGACCTCGATCGCCTCGATCCGGCGCAGGCCCTCCTCCACGCCGTCCGGGCCGACGAGCGCCTCCACCAGCATCCGGGCCGGCCGCCCGTGGTTGCCGTGCACGGCGGCGGGCGGGGCGCCCAGCTCCCGGGCGAACCGGTCCCAGGAACGGACGACCGACGCCGTGGAGTCGGCCAGCACGCCGTCCAGGTCGGACAGGACGGCGTCGAACGTCCGGGCGAACACCGGTGCGTCCGGATCGACGGCGGTCCGCACCCCGAGCGCGCGCAGCACGCGCAGCTCCTGCTGGGCGGGGGACAGCTCGGCGTCGACGGCCAGATGTGGCGCGGCGGGCGGTGCCGGGCCGGTGCCGGTCGGCGCGGCATCGGCCGGTCGGTGCGCGTCGCGCGGCTCGGCCCGGGCGGACCGGCGCCGGGCGAACAGCTCCGCGTCCCCGCGCAGGTGGACCATCCGCAGCTCGGCGGGGGCGACGGCAGCGGCGAGCGCCTCCCACTCCGGCCCGCCGGTGAGCTCGGCCGTGAAGGGCGCGACCAGCACGACGGTCCCGGCCGTGCCCGCGACCTCGGCGGCCGTCGCGCGGAGGGCGGCGTAGCGCGCGTCGCGGATCGTGGACCGGTGCTCCCCGGTGAGCCAGTGCTCGGTCAGCACCGGGCCGTGCAGACCGTCGAGCAGCGGGTTCGTGAGCGTGTCGAGGTCGAGCAGCGGGGCCCGCAGGGTCGTGGCGAGGGTGCGGCCGAGGGTCGACTTGCCGCTCCCGGCGGCTCCCGAGACCGCGATCACCGTGGGCCGGCCGGGTTGACAACGCGACGTCATGCTGCCGACGATATCGATACAAGTCACCGGTGTCATGGCAAGACATGACACCGGAGTCATCGGCGAGGTGCGGGAGGGGGTCCGGTCCCATGGACGACCGGCTCGTGGCGGGGATCGACCTGGGGAGCACCGGGATCAAGCTGCTCGTTCTCGACGAGGACGGCACGGAGGTCCTGGTCGAGGAGATCCCGACGCCGTGGCGGCCCGGTCCGGGCGGGACCGCGGACCTCCCGGTTCCGACCCTCGTCTCCGCGGTGCACCGGCTGGTCGGCGCCGCGGCCGGGCGGCTCGCCACCGTCACCGACCGGACGGTCGGGGCGATCGCCGTCGCGGGGATGGGGGAGAGCGGTGTCCTGCTCGACGGGGACGGCGACGCCGTCGCCCCGGCCTTCGCCTGGTTCGACCCGCGCGGTGCGGAGCAGGTGGCGAACCTCCCGGAGCGGATCCGGTCCGAGTTCGCGGGCCGGACCGGGCTGCCGCTCGGCGCGCAGACCTCGGTGGCCAAGCTCGCGTACCTGCGCGACAGCGGGATCCGGCTCGACGGCCGGTGCTGGCTCAACCTCCCCGAGTTCGTCGCCACCGTGCTCGGCGGCCGCCCGACGGCGGAGTACTCGCTGGCCTCCCGCACCGGGCTGCTCGACCAGGACACCGGCCTGCCGTGGGACGCGATGCTCGACGAGCTCGGCGTGACGCCCGCGTTCCTACCGCCGCTCGAACCGGCCGGGACCGATCTCGGCGCGGTCTCCGAGCGGTTCCCGGCGCCCTTCGCCGGCGCCCGGATCGCCGTCGGCGGGCACGACCACCTGGTGGCGGCCGAGGCCGCGGGGACGATCGGCGACGGCCACTACCACGTGTCCATCGGCACCGCCGAGGTCCTGCTGCGGGTGGTGGACGCCCCGCTCGGCTACGCGGCACGGGCCCGGCTGGCCGAGTACCTGATCAACGAGGTCCGGCACGTCGTCCCCGGGAAGCACGTGCTCGTCGCCGGGGTGAAGACCGGCCTGCTGCTGCGCCGCGCGCTGCAGACCTTCGGCGTCGGCGACCGCGCCGGACGGGACCGGCTGGACGCCGCCGTGCTGGACCTGCCCTACGAGGGCGCCCTGCCCGACGGCGGCATCGAGGTGTCCGGGGCCCGCAACGACGACGGGGAGCTCGCGATCACGGTGCGCACCGACGGCGTGAGCCCCGCCGAGGTCGTCGCCGCCGTGCTGCGGCACAGCAACGACGAGATCGCCCGCCTTGTCACCGCGATCGACCGGGAGCTCCCGCCCGCGACGTCGGCCACGCTCACCGGCGGATGGGCCGGGATGGACAGCGTCCGGCGGGCCCGCGCGCAGGTGCTGCCCGGCGTGACCGTCTCCGGCCGGGCGCAGGAGACCGCGTACGGCGCGGCACTCGTCGCCGCCCGGCTGACGCCTGCCGGCGACTCCGCGCCGGCCCGCTGACCAGGCACCACACCAGGAGGAACCGATGAACGCACTCACCACCCCCGAGCGCCGCGGCCTGACCGCGATCTCCACCCCCGGCGGGCGGATGCTGATCGTCGCCGCCGACCAGCGCAACGGCATGCGCAAGGCCATGGCGGACGCGCCGGACGGCGCCGACGCGATCAGCGCCGAGGAGCTCGCCGAGGCGAAGTCCGACCTGGTCCGCCACCTGGCCAACTCCGCGCCGGCGATCCTGCTGGACCCGGAGGTGGCGCTGCCGGGCGTCGTCGACGACGGCACGCTGGCGCGCGACACCGCACTCGTCGTCGGGATGGACGCCTCCGGCTACGAGACCGTCGACGGCCTGCGCCACACCCGGTTCGTGCCGGGCGTGACCGCGCGCCGGGTCCGTGACCTGGGTGGCGACGTCGCCAAGATGCTCTTCTACACCCGCCCGGACCGCCAGGGCCCGGACTCGACGGTCGCCGCACAGATCCGCGACTGCGTGCGCGACTGCGCCGACGAGGGCGTACTCCTGATCGTCGAGCTGCTCACCTACCAGCTCGACGGCGAGTCCGACGCGGACTACGCCGCCGCGTTCCCGGCGCTGGTCGCCGACGGGGCGAAGCTGGCCGTCGACTGCGGGGCGAAGGTGCTGAAGCTGCAGTACCCGGGTTCGGCCGAGGCGGCCGCCGCGGTGACGGAGGCGGCCGCGGGCGTGCCGTGGGCGGTGCTGTCGGCCGGCGTCGACCACGAGACCTTCATCGGCCAGGTGAAGGTCGCCGTCGACAACGGCGCGGCCGGGGCGATGGCGGGCCGGTCGCTGTGGAAGGACAGCCTGTCGATCTCCGCGGAGGTGCGGGAGCAGCACCTGACCGGGCGCGCCCTGCCGCGGCTGCGGGAGCTGGAGTCGGTCGTCGACGCCTGACGGCCGCGGGTCAGCGCGGGTCCCGCCCGATGAAGGCGAGCAGCCGGGTCTGCACGTCGGCGTCGTCCGGGACCGCCACCCGCGGGCCGTACTGGCCGCTCGCGCGCAGCAGGTCGTCGAGCGGCAGCATCCCCTCCAGCATCGTCGCGCACCGTCCGGGATCGAGCGTCGCGTCCTGGCCGGTGGCGCGGGCGAGGTCCCAGGTGTGCAGGAAGACGTCGGCGGTGAAGAAGCGGGAGACGGCGGTGGGGACGTCGAGCTCGCCGATGTGCGGGTTGCTCAGCGTCCGGCCTGCCGACGCCGGGTCGTCGAGCAGGGCCTGGACGCCGTCGCTCAGGGTGCGCCAGGCGGCGACCGGGTCCTCGTCGACGCCGGGCCCCGCGGGCAGCGTCACGCCGGCTCCGCCCGCGAGGAACGCAGGGAACCACTCCACGAGGTGACCGACGACGTCGCGGGCGGTCCACTCGGGCACCGGCGAGCGCCGGTCCCAGGCGTCGTCGCCGGGCACGCCCTCGACGACCTCGGTGAACCGGCCCGCGATCTCGCGGTACTCGTCGGCGGGGGTCCGGTCGGCAGTCACGTCGCCCATGTTCGTCGCCCTCCCTGGTGCGGCCGCGCGGCGCGGCCGCCGCGCCGTCGTAGGTTCCGACCGTGGCGACGGGCCCGGCTCATCGGTCGACGACGATCCGCACGTGTCGGGACCGGCGTGCCGGGTACGCGACGGACATGCAGTACGACACGTTCATCAGCACCGTCCGCGACAGCGGCGAGCTGCCCGACCAGTCCGCCGCCGACCGCGCGGTCCGGTCGACCCTGCGGGTGCTCGGCAGCCGCCTCGCGGGCGGGATGCCCGGCAACCTCGCCTCCCAGCTCCCCGGTGACCTGGGGGAGGCCCTGCCCGCGACGGGCGGGGGCGAGCGGTTCGACGTCGACGGGTTCTACGACCGGGTGGCCGACGACGAGGGCGTCCCGCGAGCCGACGCCCGGCGCCACGCCCGCGCGACGCTGGCGACGATCGCCGTCGCGGTGACCGACGAGGAGTACGCCCACCTCGCCGCCCAGCTGCCCGGCGAGTACGCCGACCTGCTGCAGACCGACCTGGTGCGGCACCGCTGACGACCACTCGGCTGGTGTGCGGGCGGCTCCCGCCCGCGCACCAGCCGCGACTCAGCCCTGACGCCCGCCCTCCTGGCGCTCCTCCTCCCGGTCCAGCCGCGCCCGCCGCTCCTGCTCACGACGGCTGTACGCGGCCTGCCGGACCGCCGACTCGTCGGCGAAGCCGGATCCGAGCGCGCCGGCGACGGTGCCCATCGAGGTCGAGAGCAGGGCGATCATGAGGTAGTCGTCGAACCCGGACTCGCGCATGAGCGTCGAACCGAGGTAGTCGGGCGGGACGACCAGCGCCGCGGCCACCAGCGACATCGCGAACAGCAGCGCGAACATGATCAGGACCCCGACCCCGACGGTGATCACCGTCGAGGCATTGGACAGCAGCATCTCCTCGCGCAGCGACCGGCTGCGCCGCGACTCCCAGAGCCCGTTGTTCAGGATCAGCCAGGCGGTCATCCCGACGAGCGCGAGCAGCATGACGGTGATCTGCCGGGTCACGCCGAGCGCGGTCGCCAGCTGCCAGATGTTCGAATAGAAGATGCCGAATGCCGCCCCGCCCGCGGCCGCCGCGATCGCGGGGGACAGGCTCGGCACGAGCCGCCACGGGCGGTTCGCGCGGACCAGCCCGGCGAGCAGCCGGAGCCGGCCCCGCACACCGACCAGACCCAGGCGGACGTCGACGCCGTCCTCGACGCCCGCGCTGCCGGCGTCGTCCTCGTTCCCGTCACCGGGGTCGAGTCGGGTGAGCGAGCCCGCGCTCCCGGCCTGCGCGCTCTCGCCGACCGCGGCCCGGTCCTCGGCGGGGAACAGGTGCCGGGTCACGAGCCGGACGACCGTGTCCCGGCAGCGCCGGTACTGGTCGAGTGCCCCGAGCGCGGGCAGCGAGACCAGGCCCACCCGGTCGCCGGTGCCGGCGTCGGCGGCGACGGGGTCCTGCCCGGCCCGGCGCGGCAGGTCGGTGATCAGCACGACCGCGTCGGCCGCGTCGTTCTCGCGGGCGCGCCCCCCGATCTCCAGCATCGGCAGGGACCCCTGCGCATCGAGCGCGATCTGCTCGCCGGACAGCCGGACCTCCCACCGGCCGTCCCCGTGCCGGTCGAGCTCGGTGGGCAGCTCGCGGGCCAGCCGCTCGGCGAGCTCGGTGGGCAGCCCGGGATCGGCGACGAGTGTGAGGACGGTGGCACGGGACGTATCGGTCACGGCGGGGCACGGTAGATCGCGTACGCGCCGGACGCACGCGCAGGGAAGAGGTTTGGAATGAGGCAGACGGGGGAGGACGGTCGCGTGGGTGACGTACGACTCGATCCCTGCCCGAAGCGGATGGAGTTCGGGCCGTGCGGGGGCGTGCGCGCGGACCTGACCTGCGAGCTCGGGACGGTGCCGTGCCCGTTCGCCGACGGCGCCGCCGTCCCGTGGACGGGGCCGCCCGGCCGGTCGGCGGCACCGGCCGCGTTCGGGCACAAGGGGCCCGTCGTGCTCACCGATCTGACGTCGCCGCCGTACGATCCCGCCGCACTCGGCCGGATCGTGCGGACGATCGCCGGCTCGTGCGACGCGCTGCTGATCGGCCAGCACCACGACGAGCCGGACTTCCCGCCGACGATGCTGGCCGTGCTCGCCCGGGAGGCGGGCGGGCACCCGTGGGTGACGCTGACCTGCCGGGACCGCAACCGCGTCGTTCTCGAACAGGACGTCGCCGGGCTGGCCGCAGCCGGAGCGGAGGCCGTGTTCTGCGTGACCGGTGACGCCCGCGGCCCGAGTGTGCGGCCGGACGTCTCCCAGGTGTTCGACCTCGACGGCACCCGGCTGGCGTCGCTCGCCGCCGCGGCCGGGCTGCCCGCCGTCGTCCCCGAGGCGCCGGACGCCCCGCCGACCGGGCTGCGCCCGGCGCGGCTGGCCGAGAAGCAGCGGGCCGGCGCGGGCGCGGTCGTCCTGAACCACGCGGCGTCACCGGGGCGGGTCGCGGAGTTCGTCACCGCCGCCCGCGGCCACGGCGCGACGCTGCCGGTGGTCGCCGGGGTCGCGGTGTTCACCGACGAGCCGGGCGCCCGGCGGCTGGAGGCGTTCCCCGGTCTGGAGATCGACCCGGCCGCGGTCGAGCGGGTGCTGACCGCGTCCGACCCGGTCGAGGCGGGCATCGAGGCGGCCGTCGACGAGGCCGTGGCGCTGCTGGCCGTCGACGGCGTCGCCGGGGTCAACCTGTCCGGCCGCGGTTCCTCCGGCGACGACGACACCGCCGCCGCGATCAAGGCCGAGATCGGGCACCGGATCCGGAGTAGGGCCGGGACCCGCGGGTAGGCGGACGCCATGGCCGACCTCGTCCCCGAGCGGATGGAACTCGAGTTCGACACCGTCGCGGAGTGGACCCGCGTGGCGGTCGCCGAGCTCGGCGACGACCACGCGATCCCGGCGGCGTGCCGGGGCAGCGCCAGCCCCGACGGTCTGGACCGGCTGGTCGCGGCGTGCGGGGTCGGCCGCGGCACCCGGCTCGCCGACGTCGGCGGCGGCACCGGCGGGCCCGCCGCCTACGCCCGCGAGTACTTCGGTGCCGACCCGGTCGTCGTCGACCCGATGCCGGGGGCCTGCCGGGCCGCGGCGTCGATGTTCGGGCTGCCCGCCGTCGTCGGGGACGGGCACCGGATACCGCTGGCGACCGGATCGGTCCCGGCCTGCTGGTGCCTCGGGGTGCTGCGCACGGTGCGGGAGAAGGACGTCCTGCTCGGCGAGCTGCACCGGATCCTGCGCCCCGGCGGTGGGCTGGGCCTGCTGGTGTACACCGCCGACGAGCCGCGGCCCGCGGGGGCGCCGGAGGGCAACCTCTTCCCGACCGTCGCCGGGACCCGGGACCTGCTCGACCAGGCCGGGTTCACGGTCGTCGAGGAGGCCCCGCTCACCGGGTTCGCCGACGCCCCGAGGAGCTGGCACGACCGGATCGGCCGGGTCGACGAGGTGCTGACCCGCGACCACGGCGACGATCCGCGGTTCCGCGCGGCGGAGGAGCAGGCGGACCGGATCGGCCGGTTGATCTCCGAGGGCACCGTGACCGGGGTGCTGCTGCATGCCACCGCTCGCTGAGAACCTCGGTCAGCGATGCGTGGCC
Proteins encoded in this window:
- a CDS encoding tagatose-bisphosphate aldolase — its product is MNALTTPERRGLTAISTPGGRMLIVAADQRNGMRKAMADAPDGADAISAEELAEAKSDLVRHLANSAPAILLDPEVALPGVVDDGTLARDTALVVGMDASGYETVDGLRHTRFVPGVTARRVRDLGGDVAKMLFYTRPDRQGPDSTVAAQIRDCVRDCADEGVLLIVELLTYQLDGESDADYAAAFPALVADGAKLAVDCGAKVLKLQYPGSAEAAAAVTEAAAGVPWAVLSAGVDHETFIGQVKVAVDNGAAGAMAGRSLWKDSLSISAEVREQHLTGRALPRLRELESVVDA
- a CDS encoding sugar porter family MFS transporter: MNDNAVVGTPRRGTGATVIAALGGLLFGYDTGIISAALLYLGPAFGLSDQAKEIVVASLLVGAIVGVAGGGTVMDRIGRRRTLLGVAVLFLTGAVASGLAGSLTVLLLARIVLGLAIGAASVAVPAYIAEIAPAHLRGRLVSVNQLMISSGILLSYVTGYVLSDAQAWRWMLAIAAVPAAVMLVALPRLPESPRWLLAKGREDEARALLADGRSPAEVDDEVRGITEAMHAETRSTVRDLLGSRFRPGIVLGVGVAATNQLVGVNAVTYYTPTLLTGSGFGESAAILSSVGLGVANVAFTLVGLVLVDRIGRRPLVLGGTGLVVVALVVIGAVYAFTDLSGIWAAVLLAFLMIYQASFAASLGLAMWLVNSEVFPTEVRGKAGSAGLATHWILNLLISVTVLTTIDAITPSGLFWLYAVLGGLGLVFLYRRLPETRGRTLEEIDAELNGGRPARQAPTG
- a CDS encoding HAD-IA family hydrolase, giving the protein MTSRCQPGRPTVIAVSGAAGSGKSTLGRTLATTLRAPLLDLDTLTNPLLDGLHGPVLTEHWLTGEHRSTIRDARYAALRATAAEVAGTAGTVVLVAPFTAELTGGPEWEALAAAVAPAELRMVHLRGDAELFARRRSARAEPRDAHRPADAAPTGTGPAPPAAPHLAVDAELSPAQQELRVLRALGVRTAVDPDAPVFARTFDAVLSDLDGVLADSTASVVRSWDRFARELGAPPAAVHGNHGRPARMLVEALVGPDGVEEGLRRIEAIEVADATGVEPVPGARELMASLPGDRVAVATSGTPAIAGARLHAAGITPPDVLVTADDVRHGKPDPEPYLLAARRLGVDPARCLVLEDAPAGVAAARAAGCAVVGVLGTVGAGELAEADLVVDGLDRLRVSAGADGLSVTPA
- a CDS encoding methylenetetrahydrofolate reductase, whose product is MGDVRLDPCPKRMEFGPCGGVRADLTCELGTVPCPFADGAAVPWTGPPGRSAAPAAFGHKGPVVLTDLTSPPYDPAALGRIVRTIAGSCDALLIGQHHDEPDFPPTMLAVLAREAGGHPWVTLTCRDRNRVVLEQDVAGLAAAGAEAVFCVTGDARGPSVRPDVSQVFDLDGTRLASLAAAAGLPAVVPEAPDAPPTGLRPARLAEKQRAGAGAVVLNHAASPGRVAEFVTAARGHGATLPVVAGVAVFTDEPGARRLEAFPGLEIDPAAVERVLTASDPVEAGIEAAVDEAVALLAVDGVAGVNLSGRGSSGDDDTAAAIKAEIGHRIRSRAGTRG
- a CDS encoding L-fuculokinase, which encodes MDDRLVAGIDLGSTGIKLLVLDEDGTEVLVEEIPTPWRPGPGGTADLPVPTLVSAVHRLVGAAAGRLATVTDRTVGAIAVAGMGESGVLLDGDGDAVAPAFAWFDPRGAEQVANLPERIRSEFAGRTGLPLGAQTSVAKLAYLRDSGIRLDGRCWLNLPEFVATVLGGRPTAEYSLASRTGLLDQDTGLPWDAMLDELGVTPAFLPPLEPAGTDLGAVSERFPAPFAGARIAVGGHDHLVAAEAAGTIGDGHYHVSIGTAEVLLRVVDAPLGYAARARLAEYLINEVRHVVPGKHVLVAGVKTGLLLRRALQTFGVGDRAGRDRLDAAVLDLPYEGALPDGGIEVSGARNDDGELAITVRTDGVSPAEVVAAVLRHSNDEIARLVTAIDRELPPATSATLTGGWAGMDSVRRARAQVLPGVTVSGRAQETAYGAALVAARLTPAGDSAPAR
- a CDS encoding class I SAM-dependent methyltransferase, encoding MADLVPERMELEFDTVAEWTRVAVAELGDDHAIPAACRGSASPDGLDRLVAACGVGRGTRLADVGGGTGGPAAYAREYFGADPVVVDPMPGACRAAASMFGLPAVVGDGHRIPLATGSVPACWCLGVLRTVREKDVLLGELHRILRPGGGLGLLVYTADEPRPAGAPEGNLFPTVAGTRDLLDQAGFTVVEEAPLTGFADAPRSWHDRIGRVDEVLTRDHGDDPRFRAAEEQADRIGRLISEGTVTGVLLHATAR
- a CDS encoding DUF2267 domain-containing protein → MQYDTFISTVRDSGELPDQSAADRAVRSTLRVLGSRLAGGMPGNLASQLPGDLGEALPATGGGERFDVDGFYDRVADDEGVPRADARRHARATLATIAVAVTDEEYAHLAAQLPGEYADLLQTDLVRHR
- a CDS encoding TIGR03086 family metal-binding protein — its product is MGDVTADRTPADEYREIAGRFTEVVEGVPGDDAWDRRSPVPEWTARDVVGHLVEWFPAFLAGGAGVTLPAGPGVDEDPVAAWRTLSDGVQALLDDPASAGRTLSNPHIGELDVPTAVSRFFTADVFLHTWDLARATGQDATLDPGRCATMLEGMLPLDDLLRASGQYGPRVAVPDDADVQTRLLAFIGRDPR
- a CDS encoding LacI family DNA-binding transcriptional regulator, with product MTTMRDVAARAGVSAKTVSRVFNDDEHVLPETRTRVESALRELNYVPNSVATTFRKGRAPVVGVVVPDLLDPFFAAVAESVNRLALDRGMSTVVTSVGHTTRTEHETIGRLLSQSLSGLVVAPVEADHSYLARWRERLPIVFVDRAPVGVAADSFIEDDAGGARAATEHLIGHGHERIAFVGDLPELPTARNRLLGYRGALADAGLTVPEGYEEFGAIDRASAAAVVGRLDALPGPPTAILSSNARSSMALVPVLRHRRLAVVGFGDFPMADMLSPALTVVDQDPFALGEHAAQRVFDRLDHPRRRFRRRTVLPVRLVERESCR